From Linepithema humile isolate Giens D197 chromosome 8, Lhum_UNIL_v1.0, whole genome shotgun sequence, one genomic window encodes:
- the LOC137001600 gene encoding uncharacterized protein isoform X2, translating into MRLGHGIFWHLSIERRLRKRAMENIKRITETDGTNFMCTTCFLSLPDKKELLKHVCFDDKAIDSNEDIIYCLNDNDIDSNEETWTFQSSMDISDDINIEREPYSPQLKHTTPPKKPKKDVAMWTDSSTLALLTCYEARKEDLDHPVKRGKIWILIADDLSELGYKVLLKTLFQTSIKIFVNSNPIKYILKTFSLYTVYTSGH; encoded by the exons ATGAGGTTAGGACATGGCATTTTTTGGCATTTATCAATAGAAAGGCGATTAAGAAAAAGAgcaatggaaaatataaaGCGTATCACTGAG ACAGATGGTACGAATTTTATGTGTACAACATGTTTCTTATCTCTGCCGGATAAGAAAGAATTACTCAAACATGTTTGTTTCGATGATAAAGCTATTGACTCGAATGAggacattatttattgtttgaaTGATAATGACATTGACTCAAATGAAGAAACATGGACATTTCAAAGTAGCATGGACATTTCAGATGATATCAATATAGAGCGAGAACCGTATAGCCCTCAATTAAAACATACAACTCCACCTAAAAAGCCCAAGAAGGatg TTGCTATGTGGACAGACAGCAGCACGCTAGCATTACTTACCTGTTACGAGGCAAGGAAAGAAGATCTTGATCATCCTGTTAAAAGAGGGAAAATATGGATATTAATAGCTGACGACCTTTCAGAGCTCGGTTATAAGGTACTATTAAAAACTCTTTTCCAaacatctataaaaatttttgttaattccAATcctattaaatacatattaaagaCCTTCAGTCTCTATACTGTATACACCTCCGGACATTGA
- the LOC137001600 gene encoding uncharacterized protein isoform X1: protein MRLGHGIFWHLSIERRLRKRAMENIKRITETDGTNFMCTTCFLSLPDKKELLKHVCFDDKAIDSNEDIIYCLNDNDIDSNEETWTFQSSMDISDDINIEREPYSPQLKHTTPPKKPKKDVAMWTDSSTLALLTCYEARKEDLDHPVKRGKIWILIADDLSELGYKFSGEQVRWKFNTLTRKYKDCVDNSKRTGTGAMTFKFFDHMENILGDRKTVQGQSTISSTFAKKNPKSKSSTIPSTFIEQSDTPSTSSTGSTNNTKKQSYENLSKSLSNKNKQVFEKVPLSTAETAVYSTSVSNVQKSKRPLHGSGSRTAARKVELEKQWLQHLQNLADKDKIKKEKQENYEKRKAEEMQMKKKLIALKERQLNIKQNTAKRKLEEAAEWHRDKLHIEKQKCRLLKELLETRTSFNSKKLKTDTDSSCED from the exons ATGAGGTTAGGACATGGCATTTTTTGGCATTTATCAATAGAAAGGCGATTAAGAAAAAGAgcaatggaaaatataaaGCGTATCACTGAG ACAGATGGTACGAATTTTATGTGTACAACATGTTTCTTATCTCTGCCGGATAAGAAAGAATTACTCAAACATGTTTGTTTCGATGATAAAGCTATTGACTCGAATGAggacattatttattgtttgaaTGATAATGACATTGACTCAAATGAAGAAACATGGACATTTCAAAGTAGCATGGACATTTCAGATGATATCAATATAGAGCGAGAACCGTATAGCCCTCAATTAAAACATACAACTCCACCTAAAAAGCCCAAGAAGGatg TTGCTATGTGGACAGACAGCAGCACGCTAGCATTACTTACCTGTTACGAGGCAAGGAAAGAAGATCTTGATCATCCTGTTAAAAGAGGGAAAATATGGATATTAATAGCTGACGACCTTTCAGAGCTCGGTTATAAG ttttCCGGAGAACAGGTGAGATGGAAATTTAATACGCTCACTCGAAAATATAAAGACTGTGTTGATAACAGTAAAAGAACTGGTACTGGTGCCatgacatttaaattttttgaccATATGGAAAATATTCTTGGTGATCGGAAGACAGTACAAGGTCAAAGTACAATATCATCAACTTTTGCTAAGAAGAATCCAAAATCGAAATCATCAACTATTCCATCAACATTCATAGAACAAAGCGATACACCGAGCACATCAAGCACTGGAAGTACTAATAATACTAAGAAACAaagttatgaaaatttatcaaaatcgttatcaaataaaaataagcaagttttcgaaaaagtgCCATTGTCAACCGCAGAAACAGCTGTATATTCCACATCTGTAAGCAATGTACAAAAGAGCAAGCGTCCTTTACATGGCTCAGGGAGTAGAACCGCAGCACGTAAAGTAGAGCTGGAAAAACAGTGGTTGCAGCATTTACAGAATTTAgcagataaagataaaataaaaaaagagaaacaggAAAATTacgagaaaagaaaagcagaagaaatgcaaatgaaaaagaaattgatagcattaaaagaaagacagttaaatataaaacaaaacacTGCTAAACGCAAGTTGGAGGAAGCAGCAGAATGGCATCGAGACAAATTACACATTGAAAAACAGAAATGTCGGTTGCTTAAAGAGCTATTGGAAACTCGTACTTCATTTAATAGTAAGAAACTTAAGACTGATACGGATAGTTCATGTGAAGACTGA
- the LOC137001599 gene encoding uncharacterized protein: MSQSEIEEKVIIAIATELTSSSVNTSSSSNIFNDSISEIINSNESNTSSSSEEAGNDILFPLYQLLMHGRRHSKVQGFLDTVHLYSDIVFKEHFRLQRHTAYLQIDMLQQSDFIPSHSSGMLKISAEWSFLIFFWYLANTEPLRTLGDRFDVSVSSIFRVIHRVVEWLLSRLDEEIKWPEGNDAILVTSQKFEAKRGIRKCIGAIDGTHIAIRRPVDHPRDYCNRKRFFSIVLQGVVDADMKFTNIYCGEPGSLHDARVLRRSLLYDTAQNDMENIFPNGTCIIGDSAYPLLPWLVPPFKDNGHLTAQQSEFNFFHSSTRMPVERAFGYLKGRFRRLKFLELLNIEFIPKLITAACIMHNIAIKEYDENEFFADDINNFLDNAADDNYEINNLHINRNRNEIIDRRMQMFRELFPE, translated from the exons atgtCACAATCAGAAATAGAAGAGAAAGTAATCATAGCAATTGCTACTGAACTAACGTCCAGCTCTGTTAATACTAGTTCaagttcaaatattttcaatgataGTATTAGTGAAATAATCAATTCTAATGAATCTAATACATCTTCCTCAAGTGAAGAAGCTGGAAATGATATACTATTTCCATTATATCAACTTCTCATGCATGGAAGAAGACATAGCAAAGTTCAAGGGTTCCTCGATACTGTCCACTTATACAGTGACATTGTCTTCAAAGAACATTTTAGATTACAGCGACATACAGCATATCTTCAAATAG acATGTTGCAGCAAAGTGATTTTATTCCGTCCCATTCTTCTGGTATGCTTAAAATCTCTGCTGAATGGAGtttccttatatttttttggtaTCTCGCAAATACTGAGCCGTTACGAACCTTGGGAGATAGATTCGATGTATCTGTGTCCTCGATTTTTCGTGTAATACATCGTGTTGTGGAATGGCTTTTATCAAGACTAGACGAAGAGATAAAGTGGCCAGAGGGAAATGATGCCATCCTCGTGACATCCCAAAAATTCGAGGCAAAACGAGGAATAAGAAAATGTATCGGAGCAATAGATGGTACTCATATCGCAATTCGACGGCCTGTTGATCATCCTAGAGATTATTGCAATCGAAAAAGGTTTTTTTCTATCGTGTTACAAGGTGTTGTAGACGCAGATATGAAGTTTACGAACATTTACTGTGGAGAACCGGGTTCATTACATGATGCACGTGTTTTAAGAAGATCATTACTGTATGATACTGCTCAAAATGACatggaaaacatttttcctaATGGAACATGTATAATAGGAGATTCAGCCTATCCATTATTACCTTGGCTCGTACCGCCATTCAAAGATAATGGACATTTAACAGCACAACAGTCtgaattcaatttctttcacTCTTCAACACGAATGCCAGTAGAGAGAGCGTTTGGCTACTTGAAAGGGCGTTTCCGTcgtttgaaatttttagaattactgaatattgaatttattccaaaattaatAACAGCCGCTTGTATTATGCATAACATTGctataaaagaatatgatGAAAATGAATTCTTTGCTGatgacattaataattttcttgataatGCTGCGgatgataattatgaaataaacaatttacatattaatagaAACAGGAATGAAATAATAGATCGAAGAATGCAGATGTTTCGTGAGTTATTTccagaataa
- the LOC137001602 gene encoding disheveled-associated activator of morphogenesis 2-like yields the protein MSAEPEKKMSETEKENTSPNAAISDAVAIAALREELKAFKQQFTNTPLPSGPPPLPLEPPLPPGPPPLPPGPPPLDPPPPPSDPLPPPLPSPHQPSLSLLESNLSSLSNLPPYIINEIKIWQRQQQRQQWQQGGQFTRVLPPRWNRRRGGRGGGRGGNKTFHLHF from the exons ATGTCCGCAGAGCCAgaaaaaa AAATGAGcgaaacagaaaaagaaaatacttcTCCCAATGCAGCGATTTCTGATGCTGTAGCAATCGCTGCATTGCGAGAAGAACTGAAGGCTTTCAAACAACAGTTTACTAATACACCGTTGCCATCGGGACCACCGCCATTGCCACTGGAACCGCCGTTGCCACCGGGGCCACCGCCGCTGCCACCGGGGCCACCGCCTTTGgatccgccgccgccgccttcGGATCCGCTTCCGCCGCCGCTACCGTCACCACACCAACCCTCATTATCGCTTTTGGAATCGAACTTATCCAGCTTATCCAACTTACCACCATACATTATAAATG aaataaaaatttggcaGCGGCAGCAACAACGACAGCAGTGGCAGCAGGGAGGACAATTTACACGAGTGCTAc CACCACGATGGAATCGACGAAGAGGAGGCCGCGGTGGAGGTCGCGGTGGAAACAAAACGTTCCACCtccacttttaa
- the LOC137001601 gene encoding disheveled-associated activator of morphogenesis 2-like → MSAEPEKKMSETEKENTSPNAAISDAVAIAALREELKAFKQQFTNTPLPSGPPPLPLEPLLPPGPPPLPPGPPPLDPPPPPSDPLPPPLPSPYQPSLSLLESNLSNLSNLPPYIINEIKIWQRQQQRQQWQQGGQFTRVLPPRWNRRRGGRGGGRGGNKTFHLHF, encoded by the exons ATGTCCGCAGAGCCAgaaaaaa AAATGAGcgaaacagaaaaagaaaatacttcTCCCAATGCAGCGATTTCTGATGCTGTAGCAATCGCTGCATTGCGAGAAGAACTGAAGGCTTTCAAACAACAGTTTACTAATACACCGTTGCCATCGGGACCACCGCCATTGCCACTGGAACCGCTGTTGCCACCGGGGCCACCGCCGCTGCCACCGGGGCCACCGCCTTTGgatccgccgccgccgccttcGGATCCGCTTCCGCCGCCGCTACCGTCACCATACCAACCCTCATTATCGCTTTTGGAATCGAACTTATCCAACTTATCCAACTTACCACCATACATTATAAATG aaataaaaatttggcaGCGGCAGCAACAACGACAGCAGTGGCAGCAGGGAGGACAATTTACACGAGTGCTAc CACCACGATGGAATCGACGAAGAGGAGGCCGCGGTGGAGGTCGCGGTGGAAACAAAACGTTCCACCttcacttttaa